Sequence from the Pseudomonas sp. LS.1a genome:
TCGGGGCCGTCGGCTACCAATATCAATGTGCCTGGCAGGGCCAGCCTGCGCTGGGGGCTGAGGCTGCTGAATACCGGTCGGTAAGCCTGTGCCTTCAACTCGCTGGGCAAATGTGGTCGCTGCCAGGGCAACGGCAATTCGAGGTAGGTGCGCAGCAGGCTGATGTGCTGATAATCCAGGGTCTGGTCGGCCAGGCGCAATTCCAGTTCCGCCAGCAATTGTTCCTGACGCAGCTTGTGTAACCGTTGGCGCCTGCTCTGGCTGCCTTTGGGGGCTTCGTTCCAGAACAACGCCAGGTCGTTGAAGAAACGTTGGCGTAACCGGGCGGGCGCCAGCCCGGCCACAAGGGTGGGTTGCCCGTGGTGCAGCGCACTGATACTGGCATCCAGGGTTTCGAGGCGTTGCAAAGGGGTCATGGCAGGGCTCCGTGATCAAGGGAGCCAACCATGGCGGCCCGCTGCAACGCAGCGGTGGTAGCGGGCTACCGACGCGGCAGCAAGCCTTTGAGGCCCAACCCCGCCGAGACGCCAAGGCCAAGCCAGGCGAGGCCGTCCCACAGGCCGTCGCCTAGCAAGGCGGCGAACAACCCCGTGAAGCTGAGCAGGGCGATCAGTGTGGGCCAGGCGAAAATGTGCCGAGAGGATCGTGACCGGTGGCTCATGCCCTTGCCTCCCGGGTTTTGCGCTGTTTGCCCCACCACAGGTAGAGCCCGCTGCCGAGCACGATGATGGTGAGCACGTCGAGCACTGCCCAGAGGATTTGCATCGGTCTACCGCCGTAGTCGCCGAAGTGCAGCGGTTGCGAAAGGCCCATGGCGTCCATGTACCAGGGGCGTTCGCCGACGGCTGTAACCGCCAGGGTGCGGGCATCGATCAGAACCGGTGTGAACAGGTGCGAACTCAGGTGCGTGGCGCCGTTCATGAACACTGCATAGTGGTGCTCGCTGGAGAAGCGCGTGCCGGGGAAGGCGATGAAGTCCGGGCGCATGCCTGGGGCGGCCTGTTCGGCAATCTCCAGCAGGCGTGAGGCTGGTGCGCGCTGGGTGAGCGGTGGCGCGTCGCGGTAAGGCGCGACCATGGCGGCCAGGCTGTCGTTGCGCCAGGCCGCGATGACCAGGTCGGACAGGGCACTGATCACACCGGTTACGCCTACCGTCAATGCCCAGGCCAGGGTCACCACGCCGATCAGGTTGTGCAGGTCGAGCCAGCGCAGGCGACGGGACTTGTCGTGGCGCACCGTGGCGAAGTCCAGGCGGCGCATGAACGGCGCATAGAGCACGGTGCCGGAGATGATCGCCACGACGAACAGCACGCCCATGAAGGCCAGCAGCAGCTTGCCGGGCAGGCCGGCGAACATGTCCACGTGCAGGCGCAGCATCACCATCATGAAGCCGCCATTGGCGGCCGGCATGGCCACCGCCTCGCCGGTACGGGCATCGAGCATGAAGGTGTGCGACAAGTTGGGGTCGGTGCCGGCGGTGGCGGCGGTGATGGCGACCACGCCGTTGGGTTCGTCCTCGTCATGGCCGAAGTACTGCATGACCTCGCCAGGGCGGTGCTGTTCGGCTTTGAGTACCAGTTGCTGCAAGTCGAGATGTGGCGTGCCTGCTGGCATTTCACGCAGTTCGGGTGCGTCGCCGAGCAGGTGTTCGAGTTCGTGGTGGAAGATCAGCGGCAGGCCGGTGACTGCCAGCAACAGCAGGAACAGGGTGCAGACCAGGCTGCTCCAGGTGTGGACCACGGACCAGCGGCGGATGGTTGGGCTTTTCATCACGGTACCGATTAATGCCTGATGGGCACAGGGGCCGCAAAGCGGCCCCCGTTCACTCAGAACTTGTAATTGACACTGGCCACCACGTTGCGCTCGTCGCCGTAGTAGCACCAGTAACCGTCACAGTTGGCCAGGTAGTCCTTGTTGAACAGGTTCTTCGCCTCTACGGCTACCGTCAGGCCTTTCATGCTGTTGTCCAGGCTACCCAGGTCGTAGTGCACCGAGGCGTCATACACCGTGTACGAGCCCACATGGGCCAGTTCGGTGTTGGCGGTATTGCCGTA
This genomic interval carries:
- a CDS encoding PepSY-associated TM helix domain-containing protein, with the protein product MKSPTIRRWSVVHTWSSLVCTLFLLLLAVTGLPLIFHHELEHLLGDAPELREMPAGTPHLDLQQLVLKAEQHRPGEVMQYFGHDEDEPNGVVAITAATAGTDPNLSHTFMLDARTGEAVAMPAANGGFMMVMLRLHVDMFAGLPGKLLLAFMGVLFVVAIISGTVLYAPFMRRLDFATVRHDKSRRLRWLDLHNLIGVVTLAWALTVGVTGVISALSDLVIAAWRNDSLAAMVAPYRDAPPLTQRAPASRLLEIAEQAAPGMRPDFIAFPGTRFSSEHHYAVFMNGATHLSSHLFTPVLIDARTLAVTAVGERPWYMDAMGLSQPLHFGDYGGRPMQILWAVLDVLTIIVLGSGLYLWWGKQRKTREARA